One Siniperca chuatsi isolate FFG_IHB_CAS linkage group LG3, ASM2008510v1, whole genome shotgun sequence genomic region harbors:
- the LOC122873669 gene encoding fascin-like, giving the protein MSANGADGDLLQIPLGLINSEGKYLTAETFGFKINASASSLKKKQTWTLEQTGEDGSVVFLLSHLGRYLATDKDGNVTADSETRGRDCRFVVTAHEDGRWSLQSEPHGRYLGGSQDRITCFAQTASPAEKWSVHLAVHPQVNLYSFARKRFAHLSVQGERQEVSINRDVPWGVDSLVTLVYRDQRYHLETSDNRFLRNDGSLSTKTDKDTGYMLEFRSGKVAFRDCNGRYLAPVGPTGTMKSGKSTRVGKDELFGLERSHAQVVLTAGNERNVSTRQGMDLSANQDEEGDQEVFQLEMSREDRKCAFRTAAGKYWTLTASGGLQCTASTKSANSFFELEWRDGRVCVRAANSKYVIAKKNGQLAATVDNAGEAEQFLMKLINRPIIVLRGEYGFIGARKAGMATLDSNRASYDVFQLEFHNGAYSLKDSQGKYWCVGDDTAVVCSSSTPVQFLLEFCDLNKMAICALGGKYLKGDHAGGLKASADSLDGATLWEY; this is encoded by the exons ATGTCCGCAAACGGCGCTGACGGGGACCTGCTGCAGATCCCTCTGGGGCTCATCAACAGCGAGGGCAAGTATCTGACGGCGGAGACTTTCGGCTTCAAAATCAACGCTTCGGCCAGCAGCCTGAAGAAGAAGCAGACCTGGACCCTGGAGCAGACCGGGGAGGACGGCAGCGTCGTGTTCCTTCTCTCCCACCTGGGCCGCTACCTCGCCACGGACAAAGACGGCAACGTTACCGCGGACAGCGAGACGCGTGGTCGGGACTGCCGCTTCGTCGTCACCGCGCACGAGGACGGGCGGTGGTCTCTGCAGTCCGAGCCCCATGGCCGGTACCTCGGCGGCAGCCAGGACCGGATCACCTGCTTTGCGCAGACTGCCTCACCggcagagaaatggagcgtgcACCTGGCTGTGCACCCGCAGGTCAACCTGTACAGCTTTGCGCGCAAACGCTTCGCCCACCTGAGTGTGCAAGGGGAGCGGCAGGAGGTGTCAATAAACCGGGATGTCCCCTGGGGGGTCGACTCGCTTGTGACACTGGTCTACCGTGACCAGCGCTACCACCTCGAGACCTCTGACAACCGCTTCCTCCGCAATGACGGCAGCCTGTCCACAAAAACGGACAAGGATACCGGCTACATGCTGGAGTTCCGCTCCGGAAAAGTGGCATTCCGCGACTGCAACGGCCGCTACCTGGCACCCGTGGGCCCCACCGGCACAATGAAGTCTGGGAAAAGCACCCGGGTTGGGAAGGATGAATTGTTTGGCCTGGAGCGCAGCCACGCGCAGGTCGTACTGACTGCAGGCAACGAGAGAAACGTCTCCACGAGGCAAG GCATGgacctgtcagccaatcaggacGAGGAAGGGGACCAGGAAGTCTTCCAGTTGGAGATGAGCCGTGAGGACAGGAAGTGTGCCTTCAGAACTGCTGCTGGAAAATACTGGACTCTGACAGCAAGTGGAGGACTGCAGTGTACTGCCTCCACCaa GTCGGCCAACAGTTTCTTTGAACTGGAGTGGCGTGAcggtcgtgtgtgtgtgcgtgcagctAATAGCAAATATGTGATCGCTAAGAAGAACGGGCAGCTAGCTGCTACTGTTGACAACGCAG GTGAAGCTGAACAGTTCCTGATGAAGCTGATCAACCGTCCAATCATCGTCCTTCGTGGGGAGTATGGTTTCATCGGGGCTCGTAAAGCCGGAATGGCGACCCTGGACTCCAACCGAGCATCATATGATGTTTTCCAGCTGGAGTTCCACAATGGAGCTTACTCCCTCAAAG ACTCCCAGGGGAAGTATTGGTGTGTTGGAGACGACACAGCGGTGGTGTGCagcagctccacacctgtccagttCCTGTTGGAGTTCTGTGACCTCAACAAGATGGCTATTTGTGCTCTGGGGGGGAAGTACCTTAAAGGAGACCATGCCGGAGGGCTAAAGGCCAGCGCCGACTCCCTGGATGGGGCCACCCTCTGGGAATACTGA
- the LOC122873528 gene encoding ras-related protein Rap-2b-like, translated as MLEEDTRATGITGRPRTQFAASSPPVVLAPGHTDQISMSLSGRPNTVRLVFLGAAGVGKSALIRRFLHDRFEHKYTRTVEELHVLEYDTAGSGKMRLEILDTSGSYSFPAMRELCIRHSDAFALVYAVDNPGSLEEVRRLRDEILELRGDKGAPITVVGNKADLTETEGRVLLVSDVMATVEGEWDANFVEASARNGGNAAGVFRALLQQVKLPHRLSPEVWRRKDTVPRPAVKKRPPLKKNNSCVLS; from the coding sequence ATGCTTGAAGAGGATACCAGAGCCACTGGTATCACCGGACGGCCCAGGACTCAGTTCGCCGCCAGTAGTCCTCCAGTAGTGCTCGCTCCGGGCCACACAGACCAGATCAGCATGTCTCTGTCAGGGCGTCCCAACACAGTCCGGCTGGTGTTCCTCGGGGCAGCGGGGGTCGGTAAGAGCGCGCTCATCCGCCGTTTCCTCCACGACCGTTTCGAGCACAAGTACACGCGCACAGTCGAGGAGCTTCACGTGCTAGAATACGACACTGCGGGATCTGGGAAGATGCGTCTGGAGATCTTGGACACGAGCGGTAGCTACTCCTTCCCGGCCATGCGGGAGCTCTGCATCCGACACAGTGACGCTTTTGCCCTCGTGTACGCGGTGGACAACCCCGGGTCCCTCGAGGAGGTGCGGCGGCTCCGCGACGAGATTCTGGAGCTGCGGGGCGACAAGGGCGCGCCCATCACCGTGGTTGGCAACAAGGCAGATCTGACTGAGACCGAGGGTCGCGTGCTGCTGGTGTCTGATGTCATGGCCACAGTGGAGGGGGAGTGGGACGCCAACTTCGTGGAGGCGTCCGCGCGCAACGGTGGAAACGCGGCCGGAGTGTTTCGCGCGCTGCTGCAACAGGTGAAACTGCCGCACCGCCTGAGCCCTGAGGTGTGGAGGCGCAAAGACACGGTCCCCAGACCAGCAGTCAAGAAAAGAccaccactgaagaagaacaacagcTGTGTCCTGTCATAG